From the genome of Arthrobacter alpinus, one region includes:
- a CDS encoding transposase, which produces MTRHLQARNIEVVEVIRPAKVVRRMKGKSDAIDAYTAAHTALTHQDVVTAKTSVGTVEAIRVIHAGRRSALKAHAEVITQIKSLLVTAPEKVRAQYRSLSTKKLVGQLAASHTHVRVDCVETATRSALKRLAKRYIYLDEEITICEGELQALVEQVNEALTAVRGVSTIIASQLLIKAGDNPERLQSEDAFAALCGVSPLPASSRQTNRFRLNRGGDRARANAKSLVVV; this is translated from the coding sequence TTGACCCGTCATCTTCAGGCCCGAAATATTGAAGTCGTGGAAGTGATCCGCCCGGCCAAAGTGGTGCGCCGTATGAAGGGTAAATCCGATGCCATTGACGCCTACACTGCAGCGCACACTGCCTTGACCCACCAAGACGTCGTCACTGCGAAGACCAGTGTCGGCACGGTAGAAGCCATCCGGGTCATCCATGCTGGGCGCAGATCAGCATTGAAGGCGCACGCTGAGGTTATTACCCAGATCAAGAGTCTTCTCGTCACGGCTCCAGAGAAGGTTCGTGCCCAGTATCGGAGCCTTTCCACCAAGAAGCTCGTGGGCCAACTTGCCGCTTCCCATACTCATGTAAGGGTTGACTGTGTGGAAACGGCAACGCGTTCAGCGCTGAAACGATTGGCAAAACGCTATATCTACCTGGATGAGGAAATCACTATCTGCGAGGGTGAACTTCAGGCTCTCGTAGAGCAGGTAAACGAGGCCCTGACCGCCGTAAGGGGAGTTTCCACAATCATTGCCAGCCAGCTACTCATTAAAGCCGGCGACAATCCTGAGCGGTTACAAAGCGAAGATGCTTTTGCCGCTCTCTGCGGGGTATCACCGTTGCCAGCATCCTCTAGACAAACGAACAGGTTTCGCCTGAACCGTGGCGGTGACAGGGCCAGGGCTAATGCAAAGTCGCTGGTAGTGGTCTGA